In Spodoptera frugiperda isolate SF20-4 chromosome 12, AGI-APGP_CSIRO_Sfru_2.0, whole genome shotgun sequence, a single window of DNA contains:
- the LOC118263017 gene encoding RNA-binding protein 33-like — MRTALVILSLVAAIAGEAPYHLPRPGVNAPVFNYPSAPAPVPAPAPAPVPLLPAPQFQPQQQFNPNSGYNYQAPQPQYIQPAPQPAPQHHPHPPPPPAHHHHHHHHHQAPAPVYIPSPAPQPIVRPQPLPVFQPQPQPIYHQPSPSYGVPQAFARAPVQQAPLPVFAPQPAPQPQAQVNSISQVYQPISYYQQQQQQQQQQYSQQGYNYQQPQPQFQPQPQPQFQPQPQPQFQPQPLALQAQPLLQNSAPVLSSYQADSNQYNIGQEQVHRDALDSVVVNRVQNIIKENEHSVARNAGYQSLVAGVSLGQAKPSVEITSFVHTSPAVTSSGHSAELSSSSSSSSSSSLASSAVSLPSVDYGVPSAPAAISSQSAESSATYNFLPQNKPAIAYGPPN; from the exons ATGAGGACAGCG TTAGTGATACTGTCGTTGGTGGCGGCCATAGCGGGCGAGGCGCCTTACCATCTCCCGCGGCCGGGGGTGAACGCACCAGTGTTCAACTACCCTTCAGCGCCTGCTCCTGTGCCTGCACCTGCGCCTGCGCCTGTGCCTCTACTACCTGCACCGCAGTTCCAGCCCCAACAACAGTTCAACCCTAACTCAGGCTACAATTACCAGGCTCCCCAGCCGCAGTACATCCAGCCTGCACCCCAGCCTGCACCCCAGCACCACCCCCACCCACCCCCACCTCCTGCCCACCACCACCATCATCACCACCACCACCAGGCACCTGCTCCAGTCTACATTCCGTCACCTGCCCCTCAACCCATAGTTCGTCCTCAACCACTACCAGTGTTCCAACCTCAGCCACAACCTATTTACCATCAGCCCAGTCCCTCTTATGGAGTGCCTCAGGCATTTGCACGAGCACCAGTACAACAAGCGCCGTTACCTGTGTTCGCTCCTCAACCGGCACCACAACCTCAAGCACAAGTAAACTCTATCAGCCAGGTCTACCAGCCTATTTCATACTAccagcaacagcaacagcaacaacaacaacagtaCTCACAGCAAGGGTACAATTACCAGCAGCCTCAGCCACAGTTCCAGCCACAGCCTCAGCCACAGTTCCAGCCACAGCCTCAGCCACAATTCCAGCCCCAGCCTCTTGCCCTCCAGGCTCAGCCATTGCTCCAAAATTCTGCACCTGTGCTGTCCAGCTACCAGGCTGACTCCAACCAGTACAACATTGGTCAGGAACAAGTACACAGAGACGCTCTGGACTCCGTCGTAGTGAACCGTGTGCAGAATATAATCAAAGAAAATGAGCACAGTGTTGCCCGTAATGCTGGATACCAGTCCTTAGTGGCGGGAGTGTCTCTCGGACAAGCCAAGCCTAGTGTAGAAATCACTTCCTTCGTCCACACATCGCCTGCGGTGACTAGCTCTGGACATAGCGCagaattatcatcatcatcatcgagCTCATCGAGCTCATCGTTGGCGTCTTCCGCAGTGTCACTTCCCTCAGTGGACTACGGAGTACCTTCTGCGCCTGCCGCCATCAGCTCCCAATCTGCTGAGTCATCTGCCACATACAATTTCTTACCACAGAACAAGCCAGCTATCGCGTACGGACCACCAAACTAA
- the LOC118262230 gene encoding uncharacterized protein LOC118262230 isoform X2, translating to MLPQLKRYTVTKSAEDQTVLYTFFTISVTIPQTTDPLIGFEKIFNKVLYGHKSEFVEPDKNAENTNLNETVDNLAHWPSGQIMRSETFQGKSGVHMPFLEYLHKGHCRLKVTKDFMQTAVNAFAIFVSGDIMDIKNLPASYVLNSARTIAMMKVEREKLAATWHVVKGSTPTQNISYEVLEKFRPLFKHVNAREIARLNLSDDRILSYIGTHPDLNRHQVGVVASRYLQLNPRWTEPRYLNLMNNLLCGVPMTFMRRIPENTYLQLTHQLFYHIRACDPLQRRFYLTMMMRTQALGKSYSWSAREVSRLGLLLAEVSGSDLSAINPEAMSGITSQVMLEMPIHSLLSITEMQLRYLDPKTINILARKLISYQEHLESSSYKGHPIRPSRNSIILVFCVTYQFWFL from the exons ATGTTACCG CAATTGAAAAGGTATACGGTTACTAAGTCAGCTGAAGACCAAACTGTTTTATACACCTTTTTCACAATCAGCGTTACTATTCCACAAACTACAG ATCCTTTAATAGGATTTGAAAAGATTTTCAACAAAGTTTTATACGGACACAAATCTG aatTTGTAGAGCCGGACAAAAATGCTGAAAATACTAACCTTAATGAAACTGTCGATAATTTGGCGCACTGGCCCTCGGGACAAATTATGAG ATCAGAAACATTTCAAGGCAAGAGTGGTGTTCACATGCCCTTCCTGGAGTACTTGCACAAGGGTCACTGTCGTCTGAAGGTCACCAAGGATTTCATGCAGACGGCTGTGAATGCCTTCGCCATATTTGTGTCTGGAGACATCATGGACATTAAAAATTTGCCCGCATCTTACGTCCTAAACTCG GCTCGCACAATAGCCATGATGAAGGTGGAACGTGAGAAGTTGGCAGCCACGTGGCACGTAGTGAAAGGGTCCACGCCGACCCAGAACATCTCTTACGAAGTCCTGGAGAAGTTCCGGCCACTCTTCAAGCATGTCAACGCCAGGGAGATTGCCAGGCTCAATCTCTCCGATGACAGGATACTGTCGTATATCGGCACGCATCCTGATCTTAATAGACATCAG GTCGGTGTGGTGGCCAGTAGATACTTACAATTAAATCCTAGATGGACAGAACCCAGGTACCTGAACCTCATGAACAACTTGTTGTGTGGAGTACCCATGACCTTCATGAGGAGGATCCCAGAGAACACATACTTGCAGCTGACGCACCAG TTATTTTACCACATACGGGCGTGCGACCCATTGCAGCGCAGGTTCTACTTGACAATGATGATGAGGACTCAG GCGCTCGGTAAATCATATAGCTGGAGTGCGCGCGAAGTGTCCCGCCTCGGATTGTTGCTGGCTGAAGTCAGTGGCTCGGACTTAAGTGCCATCAACCCCGAGGCTATGTCTGGCATCACGTCACAG GTAATGCTGGAAATGCCGATACATAGCCTGTTGTCGATCACAGAGATGCAGCTTCGTTACCTCGACCCCAAGACTATCAACATCTTGGCGCGCAAGCTGATCTCTTATCAGGAACATCTTGAAAGCTCCAGCTACAAAGGCCATCCCATACGGCCTTCAcgaaattcaataatattagttttctgTGTTACATATCAATTTTGGTTCTTAtag
- the LOC118262901 gene encoding uncharacterized protein LOC118262901, which produces MNAEEAKVPDTEGDWRSIEIFLFSNGQQFSPPRKYHLDADELNWWEATLNQLAQSHYGIQQPQIYLYTIDGHQVEGPLELKDGHAYVAVQPPEEFIDAGYQKYLLKASRSWEKRQAKKRAGCCYEDCTGYPKDLDRVDSFEPLIPATKHPDWKSQDGNYETTVRPRPETGTYDPSDYGSVLSKSGTLSQPESNKVYESDPYDNKPSKHDSGTDLRRDNDNSSRASNQKPSLPRPMNTDAVQETDYHGESDNVEPWRSKIAPKTKPDLKGKEQSVLEGFHAGPERILGSMDRGFQQRNYDKTVEDYDSEESGPGSMYTHGTWSFTQKPRSSDYGSKIGQQKTRWGDNGSKDVGNVDTLSKDRPSFGENGKREIKMDTNRIESSVNEPLSTDLRNKLIELENIPDDQTFLTAEQLNTVMGNLANKENARENKMREEIPEKNYSDTKANEYIRKTIDSRERSAEARNKESDKDGYTPIRQISDLYNNGLNEYRGQPSKHRGSENEYMRKSSQQKPRNGTHENTAGEPKSPINENINERRTSELQNNGNEYKGQPTAQGVNENEYIRRLSQLKPGNGNIAEESRSLENENVSEYQKKYGRRMSESNSKGPENRSRSSEKRGSENEYIPNLSQQKPRNGKNDTKIGEPRSLDNENISEYTNMTKNKNDRRMSERESKELEYKGRPSVQKDTENEYLPKSSQQSRNESKVEEPRSSIVSEYQSEYTEKLFDRRMNELKRDDLDYGIGQADELCNECNFDMDSEYKCYIKKCTPKSSHQNPRNGSKVQEPRSSPNENISKKNSESNDRRMSALKRDGLDHKGQPEQRYNENEYIFKSSQQKLRNGMTGSKIEEPRSSLNDNISRYSEYSNAENKFDRRMSELKRDGIDHKRQASEQRGSKIENIPKSSQQKPRNGMNGKKVEEPRNSVNKNKNENNNAENKFERRVSDLKSNGNGYRGHREVSNQRGRENETAQKSNQQNKTEHKNERKISDLKTNGIGYKGIPSEQKGRENEHTRKLSLQKTRNGINGSKLGEPRNSINDNTTRLNDPERNNRVSIQKTRNGDNGSKFGENHSKGGDLRIRGGSSQDTERKNSFLKTADRRTKPITTGARTSLKDKMNPKPGLGVPPVQVDESETPFGETDIKDRLGEPNPILNDLDKITFQPAKLDNIGGNNTTIVSNITEIQQQPRKSNLSTGKSLNRYPSVHKTITHWPQNPISNVPNESEEKLVTKDNTDIPDFVSDQLEKEYSAPKYPLQLVTSPVVTPPMVEFATKNTKKASTSFIKVISNQKSLARDNIPIENMIGDKEVIIISKNLLRNPETEIASMRLDSVKHVIDDITDASNQTKTEVVTIRRSVISIPVSEGVQTYAEVCDAAEQHGQGVVAYNTTKMQWAFSNLPSLQGSTVAANEKENIISILNKGDIVNLKLNIEVINGDRSVISSQNTTRKSRSLTNIVTTEKGSQITIDDDLYEQSKSLQSLLNEETCKGSGFEGHPKVMVVQCACCDRLNNQLASDLPACCESKKYIVLLPSSPQHGEDRCNCDSMRQPQASTVLNDAKRMSSGIPIKKTHSDMALETAAAKKDPGKLIAVINSTSQTEDTKSECLVTKHKVSITEDSLKCEFKKDSVSQMSMANHSTCHAPTSAQTDDPLGSKMSRGVLKQCPQLCPPAGAQVLIVQNCTLDQSPKCPRMSQNCSPPVQVVCCPQTCPQSQSQSVPDTSQQSAGLGCPQRCPQTQNQTPQQEQPCQTCNPAQTQAPKQEKCQPCPAAQTQAPKQEKCQPCPAAQTQAPKQEMCQTCNPAQTAPIQEMCQTCKQTQDEGSQPEAATTQQGPQKVCPPTCPMQTNTEADSPDQVTARVCMQVQSQAGQHDVSHTETQTQWCCVMLEARLQEDGRYSFHLPPLEVLKQYSF; this is translated from the exons ATGAATGCTGAAGAGGCGAAGGTGCCTGATACCGAAGGAGACTGGCGTTCTATCGAGATATTCTTGTTCTCCAACGGACAGCAGTTCTCACCGCCGAGGAAATATCACTTGGACGCTGACGAGCTCAACTGGTGGGAGGCAACATTGAACCAATTGGCACAATCTCATTATGGAATACA ACAACCCCAAATATATTTGTACACAATAGACGGTCACCAGGTGGAGGGTCCACTAGAGCTCAAGGATGGCCATGCTTATGTTGCTGTACAACCACCTGAGGAGTTCATCGATGCTGGCTATCAGAAATACCTTCTAAAAGCTTCGAG GTCCTGGGAAAAGCGGCAAGCAAAAAAGAGAGCTG GTTGTTGCTACGAGGATTGTACCGGCTATCCAAAGGATCTTGACA GAGTGGATTCCTTTGAGCCTTTAATCCCTGCTACTAAACATCCGGACTGGAAATCACAAGATGGAAACTACGAGACAACC GTACgtcccagacccgaaacaggCACTTATGACCCCAGTGACTATGGAAGCGTGCTTAGCAAGTCTGGAACTCTAAGTCAGCCTGAATCAAACAAGGTCTACGAAAGTGACCCCTATGACAATAAACCGTCTAAACATGACTCAGGTACAGACTTGAGAAGAGATAATGACAATTCTAGTAGGGCTAGTAACCAAAAACCCAGTCTCCCTAGACCCATGAACACTGATGCAGTTCAGGAGACTGACTATCATGGCGAATCAGATAATGTTGAGCCTTGGAGAAGTAAAATTGCCCCAAAAACAAAACCAGATTTAAAAGGAAAGGAACAAAGTGTACTGGAAGGATTTCACGCCGGACCTGAACGTATACTCGGATCGATGGACCGTGGATTTCAACAAAGAAATTATGATAAAACTGTGGAAGATTACGATTCAGAAGAAAGCGGTCCCGGTTCAATGTACACTCACGGCACATGGTCATTTACTCAAAAACCTAGATCAAGTGATTATGGAAGTAAAATTGGCCAACAAAAAACTAGATGGGGTGATAATGGATCCAAAGATGTTGGAAATGTAGATACACTAAGTAAAGATAGACCAAGTTTTGGAGAAAACGGTAAACGTGAAATTAAAATGGACACGAATAGGATCGAATCTAGTGTGAATGAACCATTATCGACAGATCTCAGAAATAAACTAATTGAACTAGAAAATATTCCAGATGATCAAACATTTTTAACTGCTGAACAATTAAATACAGTAATGGGAAATTTGGctaacaaagaaaatgcccgtgAAAACAAAATGAGGGAAGAAATACCAGAGAAAAACTACAGTGATACCAAAGCAAATGAATATATACGTAAAACAATTGATTCGAGAGAAAGATCTGCCGAAGCAAGGAACAAAGAAAGTGATAAAGATGGTTATACCCCAATACGACAAATAAGTGACCTATATAATAATGGTCTGAATGAGTATAGGGGTCAGCCTAGTAAACACAGAGGTAGTGAAAATGAATACATGCGCAAGTCGAGTCAACAGAAACCTAGAAATGGAACGCACGAAAACACAGCAGGAGAACCAAAAAGCccaattaatgaaaatattaatgagaGGAGGACGAGTGAATTACAAAACAACGGTAATGAGTATAAAGGTCAACCTACTGCACAAGGAGTCAATGAAAATGAATACATACGTCGTTTAAGTCAACTGAAACCTGGAAATGGAAACATAGCAGAAGAATCAAGAAGTTTAGAAAATGAAAATGTGAGTGAGTATCAAAAGAAATATGGACGGAGAATGAGTGAATCAAATAGCAAGGGCCCTGAGAATAGAAGTCGATCTAGTGAAAAGAGAGGCAGCGAAAATGAATACATACCCAATCTGAGTCAACAAAAACCTAGAAATGGAAAGAACGATACCAAAATAGGAGAACCAAGAAGCttagataatgaaaatataAGTGAATATActaatatgacaaaaaataaaaatgatcggAGAATGAGTGAACGGGAAAGCAAAGAACTTGAGTATAAAGGTCGTCCTAGCGTACAGAAAGACACTGAAAATGAATATTTACCCAAATCGAGTCAACAATCTAGAAACGAAAGCAAAGTAGAAGAACCAAGAAGCTCAATTGTAAGTGAATATCAAAGTGAATACACGGAAAAACTATTTGACCGTAGAATGAATGAACTGAAAAGAGATGATCTTGATTATGGTATAGGTCAAGCTGATGAACTGTGCAATGAATGCAATTTTGATATGGATAGTGAATACAAATGCTACATAAAGAAATGCACACCCAAATCGAGCCATCAGAATCCTAGAAACGGAAGTAAAGTACAAGAACCAAGAAGCTCGCCTAatgaaaatataagtaaaaagaaTAGTGAATCCAATGACCGGAGAATGAGTGCACTGAAAAGAGATGGTCTAGATCATAAAGGTCAGCCTGAACAGAGATACAATGAAAATGAATACATATTCAAGTCGAGTCAACAGAAACTCAGAAACGGAATGACTGGAAGCAAAATAGAAGAACCAAGAAGCTCACTTAATGACAATATTAGTAGATACAGTGAATACAGTAACGCAGAAAATAAATTTGACCGCAGAATGAGTGAACTGAAAAGAGATGGTATTGATCATAAACGTCAGGCTAGTGAACAGAGAGGCAGTAAAATAGAAAACATACCCAAGTCTAGTCAACAGAAACCTAGAAACGGAATGAACGGGAAAAAAGTGGAAGAACCAAGAAATTcagttaataaaaacaaaaatgaaaacaataacgCAGAAAATAAATTTGAACGAAGAGTAAGTGATCTGAAAAGCAATGGTAATGGATATAGAGGCCATAGAGAGGTTAGCAATCAGAGAGGTAGAGAAAATGAAACTGCACAAAAATCAAATCAACAGAATAAAACAGAACATAAAAATGAGCGAAAAATTAGTGATTTGAAAACCAATGGTATTGGATATAAAGGTATACCTAGTGAACAGAAAGGCAGAGAAAATGAACACACGCGCAAGCTGAGTCTACAGAAAACTAGAAACGGAATCAATGGAAGCAAATTAGGAGAACCGAGAAACTCAATTAATGACAATACAACAAGATTAAACGATCCTGAGCGAAATAATCGAGTTAGTATACAGAAAACTAGAAACGGTGATAATGGATCGAAGTTCGGAGAAAATCACAGCAAAGGTGGTGATCTTCGGATCAGGGGTGGCAGTAGTCAAGATACTGAAAGGAAAAACTCATTTTTAAAAACAGCTGATCGTCGTACTAAGCCAATTACAACTGGAGCGAGAACAAGTCTTAAAGACAAAATGAATCCTAAACCTGGATTGGGAGTACCTCCAGTGCAAGTAGATGAATCTGAAACTCCTTTCGGTGAAACTGACATCAAGGATAGATTAGGTGAACCAAATCCCATACTAAATGATCTTGACAAAATAACTTTTCAGCCTGCGAAATTAGACAATATAGGAGGAAATAATACTACAATCGTTTCTAATATTACTGAAATACAACAACAACCACGTAAAAGTAACTTATCGACAGGAAAATCATTGAATCGCTATCCAAGTGTACATAAAACTATAACACATTGGCCACAAAATCCGATTTCCAATGTACCAAATGAATCAGAAGAGAAATTAGTCACAAAAGATAATACAGATATCCCCGACTTTGTATCGGATCAACTTGAAAAAGAATACTCAGCACCCAAATATCCACTCCAGCTTGTAACTTCACCTGTTGTCACTCCTCCGATGGTAGAATTCGCTACCAAGAACACAAAGAAAGCATCCACGTcatttataaaagttatatcAAATCAAAAAAGTTTAGCTAGAGATAATATTCCTATCGAAAATATGATTGGCGATAAAGAAGTTATTATTATCTCTAAAAATTTATTAAGAAATCCAGAAACTGAAATAGCCTCTATGAGATTAGATTCGGTTAAACACGTTATTGATGATATTACTGATGCTTCGAACCAAACGAAAACAGAAGTGGTCACTATTAGGCGGAGCGTCATATCTATCCCTGTTAGCGAAGGAGTTCAAACGTATGCTGAAGTATGTGATGCAGCGGAGCAGCACGGGCAGGGAGTAGTTGCATATAATACTACAAAAATGCAGTGGGCATTCTCTAACTTACCTAGCTTGCAAGGCAGCACGGTCGCTGCTAAtgagaaagaaaatattatatcaatattaaataagGGTGATATAGTCAACTTGAAACTGAACATTGAAGTTATAAATGGAGATCGGTCAGTGATATCATCCCAAAATACTACTCGAAAGTCCAGATCTTTAACAAATATAGTTACTACAGAAAAAGGTTCACAGATAACGATTGATGATGATTTATACGAGCAAAGCAAATCATTACAATCATTACTCAATGAAGAGACTTGTAAGGGAAGCGGGTTTGAGGGTCATCCGAAAGTAATGGTTGTCCAGTGTGCTTGCTGCGACAGACTAAATAACCAGCTCGCAAGCGATCTACCAGCTTGCTGTGAAAGTAAAAAGTATATCGTCTTGTTACCAAGCTCCCCGCAACATGGAGAAGATAG ATGTAATTGTGATAGTATGCGACAGCCACAAGCGTCAACAGTACTGAATGATGCAAAACGAATGAGTAGTGGTATTCCAATCAAAAAGACTCATTCAGATATGGCTTTAGAGACTGCTGCAGCTAAAAAGGACCCAGGAAAACTTATTGCTGTCATAAACTCCACGTCTCAAACAGAAGATACTAAAAGTGAATGTCTAGTGACTAAACATAAAGTCAGTATAACTGAAGACAGTCTGAAATGCGAGTTTAAAAAAGATAGCGTATCTCAGATGTCTATGGCGAACCATTCCACTTGCCATGCACCAACCAGCGCTCAAACTGATGATCCGCTTGGTTCCAAAATGTCCCGCGGAGTACTGAAGCAGTGTCCGCAACTGTGCCCACCAGCAGGTGCTCAAGTACTGATAGTACAAAACTGTACGCTAGACCAGTCACCAAAGTGTCCGCGAATGTCACAAAACTGTTCTCCGCCAGTACAAGTGGTATGTTGTCCACAAACGTGTCCGCAGTCACAATCACAAAGTGTGCCTGACACAAGTCAGCAGTCCGCTGGTCTAGGCTGTCCGCAAAGATGTCCACAAACTCAAAACCAGACACCGCAGCAGGAACAGCCATGTCAAACTTGTAATCCAGCACAAACACAAGCACCGAAACAAGAAAAATGTCAACCTTGTCCTGCAGCTCAAACGCAAGCACCGAAACAAGAAAAATGTCAACCTTGTCCTGCAGCACAAACACAAGCACCGAAACAAGAAATGTGTCAAACTTGTAACCCAGCACAAACAGCGCCGATACAAGAAATGTGTCAAACTTGTAAACAAACACAAGATGAAGGCTCGCAACCCGAAGCAGCAACAACTCAGCAAGGGCCCCAGAAAGTTTGTCCACCGACATGTCCCATGCAGACAAACACAGAAGCTGATTCACCAGACCAAGTGACCGCTCGCGTCTGCATGCAAGTGCAGTCCCAGGCAGGCCAGCACGATGTCTCTCACACGGAGACACAGACGCAGTGGTGCTGTGTTATG ttggaAGCTCGACTCCAGGAAGACGGGCGATATTCATTCCATCTGCCGCCGTTGGAAGTGTTGAAACAATAttctttttga
- the LOC118263016 gene encoding uncharacterized protein LOC118263016 — protein sequence MSSTSFSDCENCDCSECTYLLEDKRNSYIYYHGKSKITSRRGPTFTTMAHPMVYYAEVPRSKNKTKCKPCQPKKENCFVKAFKWYTQERIPERYDFHPEVTSFADWLDSKYVEYLSEGQQNQYYELKIQKTTTVEEAPPCSYREPCGKKMSRIKRTHNQSCEFILQPKDLSRAASENCYQTPTGMRSNATVTSSNAPVSGRCSGRSQSLSSICEKSVLKPIDTIPQRAQEGPKTKSICPSCQQDQIQQVPSKTRTVCIACQFPEGIVIPINVEVQCEPAAQEPTTPSCCNVDTGNAPISRQASKVSSVQIVVSVEKLPLTKPKKEKKLQISCQCPEENAVDTQPQRQPDPCTCCVATKRETQEVNQIFGPKPIGRQSQSTVTVVDDKCSCAAKEAAATKIICVMEDAAQTSDHAICFDKGVADYPLFMKIVCADKLNTECTTTKTCSS from the exons ATGTCTTCCACGTCGTTCAGTGATTGTGAAAATTGTGATTGCTCTGAATGCACTTATTTGCTTGAAGATAAACGTAACAGCTACATATATTATCATGGGAAATCGAAGATAACCAGCCGACGCGGCCCTACGTTTACCACTATGGCTCATCCTATGGTATACTACGCTGAAGTA CCCCGGTCTAAAAACAAGACCAAGTGCAAACCATGCCAACCCAAGAAAGAGAATTGTTTTGTGAAAGCTTTCAAATGGTACACACAG GAACGTATACCAGAAAGGTATGATTTTCACCCTGAAGTGACCAGTTTCGCCGATTGGTTGGATAGTAAATACGTGGAGTACCTGTCCGAAGGGCAACAGAACCAGTATTACGAGTTGAAGATACAGAAGACGACCACCGTAGAAGAAGCTCCTCCTTG TTCATATCGTGAACCGTGTGGTAAAAAAATGTCACGAATCAAAAG GACACATAATCAAAGCTGTGAGTTCATACTGCAACCGAAGGATTTGTCACGCGCCGCATCTGAAAATTGCTATCA aactCCAACTGGGATGAGATCCAACGCTACCGTGACATCGTCCAATGCACCCGTTAGTGGCAGATGTTCGGGGAGATCACAAAGCCTCAGTAGTATCTGTGAGAAGAGTGTGTTGAAGCCCATTGACACCATTCCCCAAAGAGCCCAAGAAGGTCCAAAAACAAAGTCGATCTGCCCATCATGTCAACAAGATCAAATTCAGCAAGTGCCGTCGAAAACACGAACAGTATGCATTGCCTGCCAATTTCCAGAAGGGATAGTAATTCCAATCAACGTAGAAGTACAGTGCGAGCCTGCAGCACAGGAACCAACAACACCAAGCTGTTGCAATGTAGACACAGGAAATGCACCGATATCG CGGCAGGCCAGTAAAGTATCAAGTGTTCAGATCGTCGTTTCAGTAGAAAAGTTACCACTCACAAAACCAAAAAAGGAGAAAAAGTTACAAATATCTTGTCAATGTCCTGAAGAAAATGCAGTTGATACTCAGCCCCAGCGTCAGCCCGATCCGTGTACATGTTGTGTCGCTACCAAACGG GAAACTCAAGAGGTAAATCAGATATTTGGTCCTAAGCCTATAGGGCGGCAATCTCAATCTACTGTAACTGTAGTCGACGACAAGTGTAGTTGCGCAGCGAAGGAAGCAGCGGCGACTAAAATCATCTGCGTGATGGAGGACGCCGCGCAAACATCGGACCATGCCATATGCTTC gaCAAGGGTGTCGCCGATTATCCGCTCTTTATGAAAATTGTCTGCGCCGATAAGTTAAACACAGAATGCACAACAACAAAGACATGTTCGAGTTAA
- the LOC118262230 gene encoding uncharacterized protein LOC118262230 isoform X1, which translates to MLLPWIIVFSSCVSLVFSYNNRMFTLLSVENVTDSQCGVYNPSLQQLKRYTVTKSAEDQTVLYTFFTISVTIPQTTDPLIGFEKIFNKVLYGHKSEFVEPDKNAENTNLNETVDNLAHWPSGQIMRSETFQGKSGVHMPFLEYLHKGHCRLKVTKDFMQTAVNAFAIFVSGDIMDIKNLPASYVLNSARTIAMMKVEREKLAATWHVVKGSTPTQNISYEVLEKFRPLFKHVNAREIARLNLSDDRILSYIGTHPDLNRHQVGVVASRYLQLNPRWTEPRYLNLMNNLLCGVPMTFMRRIPENTYLQLTHQLFYHIRACDPLQRRFYLTMMMRTQALGKSYSWSAREVSRLGLLLAEVSGSDLSAINPEAMSGITSQVMLEMPIHSLLSITEMQLRYLDPKTINILARKLISYQEHLESSSYKGHPIRPSRNSIILVFCVTYQFWFL; encoded by the exons ATGTTGTTACCCTGGATTATAGTATTTTCATCGTGTGTATCTCTAGTATTTAGTTATAACAATAGGATGTTTACGTTGCTCAGTGTCGAAAATGTTACCG ATTCTCAATGTGGTGTTTATAACCCATCTTTACAGCAATTGAAAAGGTATACGGTTACTAAGTCAGCTGAAGACCAAACTGTTTTATACACCTTTTTCACAATCAGCGTTACTATTCCACAAACTACAG ATCCTTTAATAGGATTTGAAAAGATTTTCAACAAAGTTTTATACGGACACAAATCTG aatTTGTAGAGCCGGACAAAAATGCTGAAAATACTAACCTTAATGAAACTGTCGATAATTTGGCGCACTGGCCCTCGGGACAAATTATGAG ATCAGAAACATTTCAAGGCAAGAGTGGTGTTCACATGCCCTTCCTGGAGTACTTGCACAAGGGTCACTGTCGTCTGAAGGTCACCAAGGATTTCATGCAGACGGCTGTGAATGCCTTCGCCATATTTGTGTCTGGAGACATCATGGACATTAAAAATTTGCCCGCATCTTACGTCCTAAACTCG GCTCGCACAATAGCCATGATGAAGGTGGAACGTGAGAAGTTGGCAGCCACGTGGCACGTAGTGAAAGGGTCCACGCCGACCCAGAACATCTCTTACGAAGTCCTGGAGAAGTTCCGGCCACTCTTCAAGCATGTCAACGCCAGGGAGATTGCCAGGCTCAATCTCTCCGATGACAGGATACTGTCGTATATCGGCACGCATCCTGATCTTAATAGACATCAG GTCGGTGTGGTGGCCAGTAGATACTTACAATTAAATCCTAGATGGACAGAACCCAGGTACCTGAACCTCATGAACAACTTGTTGTGTGGAGTACCCATGACCTTCATGAGGAGGATCCCAGAGAACACATACTTGCAGCTGACGCACCAG TTATTTTACCACATACGGGCGTGCGACCCATTGCAGCGCAGGTTCTACTTGACAATGATGATGAGGACTCAG GCGCTCGGTAAATCATATAGCTGGAGTGCGCGCGAAGTGTCCCGCCTCGGATTGTTGCTGGCTGAAGTCAGTGGCTCGGACTTAAGTGCCATCAACCCCGAGGCTATGTCTGGCATCACGTCACAG GTAATGCTGGAAATGCCGATACATAGCCTGTTGTCGATCACAGAGATGCAGCTTCGTTACCTCGACCCCAAGACTATCAACATCTTGGCGCGCAAGCTGATCTCTTATCAGGAACATCTTGAAAGCTCCAGCTACAAAGGCCATCCCATACGGCCTTCAcgaaattcaataatattagttttctgTGTTACATATCAATTTTGGTTCTTAtag